The proteins below come from a single Salinilacihabitans rarus genomic window:
- a CDS encoding PspA/IM30 family protein, whose protein sequence is MGILSRTSYVIRSKINSILNRAEDPTETLDYSYEQMRDQLQQVKRGIADLTTQKKRLEMQKRRLEENVDKHNEQARTAVQQGREDLARRALEKKKTKMNQIEDLERQIGELQSQQNRLIEQKDELQTRIEEFRTKKETMKARYEAAEASSTVSEAMTATGEEFEDVGRAIERAEEKTEDMEARAAALDELHESGAFEDVISDKDSIDRELEAMSADSGVEAELETLKAEMGEETEPEEGEAADLEDLESEVADEDVDAELAELQEDES, encoded by the coding sequence ATGGGCATCCTCTCTCGGACCTCGTACGTCATCCGGTCGAAGATCAACTCGATTCTCAACAGGGCAGAGGACCCGACCGAGACGCTGGACTACTCCTACGAGCAGATGCGCGACCAGCTCCAGCAGGTCAAACGCGGCATCGCGGATCTCACGACCCAGAAGAAACGCCTCGAGATGCAGAAACGGCGCCTCGAGGAGAACGTCGACAAGCACAACGAGCAGGCGCGCACGGCGGTCCAGCAGGGCCGCGAGGACCTCGCGCGCCGGGCCCTCGAGAAGAAGAAGACGAAGATGAACCAGATCGAGGACCTAGAGCGCCAGATCGGCGAGCTACAGAGCCAGCAGAACCGGCTCATCGAGCAGAAAGACGAACTCCAGACGCGCATCGAGGAGTTCCGCACGAAAAAGGAGACGATGAAAGCGCGCTACGAGGCCGCCGAAGCGAGTTCGACCGTCTCGGAGGCCATGACGGCGACGGGCGAGGAGTTCGAGGACGTCGGCCGCGCCATCGAGCGCGCCGAGGAGAAGACCGAGGACATGGAGGCGCGCGCGGCCGCCCTCGACGAACTCCACGAGAGCGGCGCTTTCGAGGACGTCATCTCCGACAAGGACAGCATCGACCGCGAACTCGAGGCGATGTCGGCCGACAGCGGCGTCGAGGCCGAACTCGAGACGCTGAAAGCCGAGATGGGCGAGGAGACCGAACCCGAGGAGGGCGAGGCGGCCGACCTCGAGGACCTCGAGTCGGAGGTCGCCGACGAGGACGTCGACGCCGAACTCGCAGAGCTACAGGAAGACGAGAGCTGA
- a CDS encoding alpha/beta hydrolase: MTDVLVPGARDVRGTLDEPDGVDADAIVVACPPHPQHGGHRGDPRLVAVGDALGERGIACLRFDYGPWDEGYGEREDVRNAIRWAHDRYDRVGVFGFSFGASLALLASADEKPAAVSALAPTARLAADLEVVPALDSLSIPVQVLYGSRDATVDWEPVVERARERGDDVVECSADHFFVGQYEKVATAVAEFLAPRLG; this comes from the coding sequence GTGACGGACGTACTCGTCCCCGGCGCCCGAGACGTCAGGGGAACGCTCGATGAACCGGACGGCGTCGACGCCGACGCGATCGTGGTTGCCTGCCCGCCCCACCCCCAGCACGGCGGCCACCGCGGCGACCCCCGCCTCGTGGCCGTCGGCGACGCGCTGGGAGAGCGGGGAATCGCCTGTCTGCGGTTCGACTACGGCCCGTGGGACGAGGGCTACGGCGAGCGCGAGGACGTCCGGAACGCGATCCGGTGGGCGCACGACCGGTACGACCGCGTCGGCGTCTTCGGCTTCAGCTTCGGCGCCTCGCTGGCGTTGCTGGCGAGCGCGGACGAGAAACCGGCGGCCGTCTCCGCGCTCGCGCCGACCGCCCGCCTCGCCGCCGATCTGGAGGTCGTGCCCGCGCTCGACTCGCTCTCGATTCCGGTGCAGGTGCTCTACGGGAGCCGCGACGCGACCGTCGACTGGGAACCCGTGGTCGAACGCGCGCGCGAACGCGGCGACGACGTCGTCGAGTGCTCCGCCGACCACTTCTTCGTCGGCCAGTACGAGAAGGTCGCGACGGCGGTTGCGGAGTTTCTCGCGCCGCGACTCGGCTGA
- a CDS encoding CTP synthase, which produces MPTEPDTHYDPSLGNKFIFVTGGVMSGLGKGITAASTGRLLKNAGFDVTAVKIDPYLNVDAGTMNPYQHGEVYVLKDGGEVDLDLGNYERFLDEDMTSDHNITTGKTYQHVIEKERAGDYLGKTVQIIPHVTDDIKRRVREAAAGTDVCIVEVGGTVGDIEGMPYLEALRQFAHEEPEENVLFVHVTLVPYSKNGEQKTKPTQHSVKEVRSIGLQPDVIVGRCDDPLERTTKEKIALFCDIPTEAVFSNPDVEDVYHVPLVVEDEGLDQYVLEHFGLDGEALPEGERANDWRRIVTTEKEGEVEVALVGKYDLEDAYMSIHESLKHAGFELGVDVNVHWVDADEMADYHAERLRGSDGVIVPGGFGMRGTEGKLEAVRYARENGIPFLGLCLGFQMAVVEYARNVLGLEGAHSAEMDPETPHPVIDILPEQYEVEDMGGTMRLGAHETEIEPDTLAHELYGDTSCTERHRHRYEVNPEYFDAFADEPLVFSGTAGNRMEVLELEGHPYFLGTQFHPEYKSRPGRPSPPFVGLLEAIIDRTDADAGDRAETEVTH; this is translated from the coding sequence ATGCCGACGGAACCGGACACCCATTACGACCCCTCGCTGGGGAACAAGTTCATTTTCGTCACCGGCGGGGTGATGTCGGGGCTCGGCAAGGGGATCACGGCCGCGAGCACCGGCCGTCTCCTCAAGAACGCCGGCTTCGACGTGACGGCGGTGAAGATCGACCCCTACCTGAACGTCGACGCGGGGACGATGAACCCCTACCAGCACGGCGAGGTCTACGTGCTGAAAGACGGAGGCGAGGTCGACCTCGACCTGGGGAACTACGAGCGGTTCCTCGACGAGGACATGACCTCGGACCACAACATCACCACGGGGAAGACCTACCAGCACGTCATCGAGAAGGAGCGCGCGGGCGACTACCTCGGGAAGACGGTCCAGATCATCCCGCACGTCACGGACGACATCAAACGGCGCGTCCGGGAGGCCGCCGCGGGGACCGACGTCTGCATCGTCGAGGTCGGCGGCACGGTCGGCGACATCGAGGGGATGCCCTACCTCGAAGCGCTGCGCCAGTTCGCCCACGAGGAACCCGAGGAGAACGTGCTGTTCGTCCACGTCACGCTGGTGCCGTACTCGAAGAACGGCGAGCAGAAGACCAAGCCGACCCAGCACTCGGTCAAGGAGGTGCGCTCGATCGGCCTCCAGCCCGACGTGATCGTCGGCCGCTGTGACGACCCGCTCGAACGGACGACCAAGGAGAAGATCGCCCTGTTCTGTGACATTCCCACGGAGGCGGTGTTCTCGAACCCCGACGTCGAGGACGTCTACCACGTCCCGCTTGTCGTCGAGGACGAGGGCCTCGACCAGTACGTGCTCGAACACTTCGGGCTCGACGGGGAGGCCCTGCCGGAGGGCGAGCGCGCCAACGACTGGCGCCGCATCGTCACCACCGAGAAAGAAGGCGAGGTCGAGGTCGCGCTCGTGGGCAAGTACGATCTGGAGGACGCCTACATGTCGATCCACGAGTCGCTCAAACACGCCGGCTTCGAACTCGGCGTCGACGTGAACGTCCACTGGGTCGACGCGGACGAGATGGCCGACTACCACGCCGAGCGCCTGCGCGGATCGGACGGCGTGATCGTCCCCGGCGGCTTCGGGATGCGCGGCACCGAGGGCAAACTCGAGGCCGTCCGCTACGCCCGCGAGAACGGCATCCCCTTCCTCGGGCTCTGTCTGGGCTTCCAGATGGCCGTCGTCGAGTACGCCCGGAACGTACTCGGTCTGGAGGGCGCTCACTCCGCGGAGATGGACCCCGAGACGCCCCACCCGGTCATCGACATCCTCCCCGAGCAGTACGAGGTCGAGGACATGGGTGGGACGATGCGCCTTGGCGCCCACGAGACCGAGATCGAACCCGACACGCTCGCCCACGAACTCTACGGCGACACCTCCTGTACCGAGCGCCACCGCCACCGCTACGAGGTCAACCCCGAGTACTTCGACGCGTTCGCGGACGAACCGCTCGTCTTCTCCGGCACCGCGGGCAACCGGATGGAGGTTCTCGAACTCGAGGGCCACCCGTACTTCCTCGGGACGCAGTTCCACCCCGAGTACAAGTCCCGGCCCGGCCGGCCGAGTCCGCCGTTCGTGGGGCTGCTGGAGGCGATCATCGACCGCACGGACGCCGACGCGGGCGACCGCGCCGAGACGGAGGTGACCCACTGA
- the guaA gene encoding glutamine-hydrolyzing GMP synthase, whose translation MVDVETFVPEAIAEIEAEVGDADAVIALSGGVDSSVAAALAYEAIGDRLTPVYVDTGLMRKGETEQIRETFSYMESLRIVDAEDRFLDALEGVTDPEEKRAVIGEQFIREFEREATDADADYLVQGTIYPDRIESEGGIKSHHNVGGLPEVVDFDGIVEPVRDLYKDEVREVARHLGLDELVAERMPFPGPGLAVRVIGEVTEEKLEVAREACHVVEEELEEYDPWQALAAVIGKATGVKGDNRVHGWVVAVRSVDSRDGMTARAQEIDWETLQRIQSRITGQNENVARVVYDVTHKPPATIEYE comes from the coding sequence ATGGTCGACGTCGAGACGTTCGTCCCCGAGGCGATCGCCGAGATCGAAGCCGAGGTCGGCGACGCCGACGCCGTCATCGCCCTCTCGGGGGGTGTCGACTCCTCGGTCGCCGCCGCGCTGGCCTACGAGGCCATCGGCGACCGCCTGACGCCGGTCTACGTCGACACCGGGTTGATGCGGAAAGGCGAGACCGAGCAGATCCGCGAGACCTTCTCCTACATGGAGAGCCTGCGGATCGTCGACGCCGAAGACCGGTTCCTCGACGCCCTCGAAGGCGTCACCGACCCCGAGGAGAAGCGGGCGGTGATCGGCGAGCAGTTCATCCGCGAGTTCGAGCGGGAGGCCACGGACGCGGACGCCGACTACCTCGTCCAGGGGACGATCTACCCCGACCGGATCGAGAGCGAGGGGGGCATCAAGTCCCACCACAACGTCGGCGGCCTCCCCGAGGTCGTCGACTTCGACGGCATCGTCGAACCCGTCCGGGACCTCTACAAGGACGAAGTGCGGGAGGTCGCCCGCCACCTCGGCCTCGACGAACTCGTCGCCGAGCGGATGCCGTTCCCCGGCCCCGGCCTCGCCGTGCGCGTGATCGGCGAGGTCACCGAGGAGAAACTCGAAGTGGCCCGCGAGGCCTGCCACGTCGTCGAGGAGGAACTCGAGGAGTACGACCCGTGGCAGGCACTCGCCGCGGTGATCGGCAAGGCCACGGGCGTCAAGGGCGACAACCGCGTCCACGGCTGGGTCGTCGCCGTCCGCTCGGTCGACTCCCGGGACGGCATGACCGCCCGCGCACAGGAGATCGACTGGGAGACGCTCCAGCGCATCCAGTCCCGCATCACGGGCCAGAACGAGAACGTCGCTCGCGTCGTCTACGACGTGACGCACAAACCCCCCGCGACCATCGAGTACGAGTGA
- a CDS encoding DUF7126 family protein — translation MRAIVAGPDEDGIADALADEGVDVTRIEGVASRPVLEEAGVLEADLYVLTDVSQATSIPIAIDLNDDLRTVVYDRDTIPEFVRGQLDLSVDPRLVDASVVAEELTD, via the coding sequence ATGAGAGCGATCGTCGCCGGACCGGACGAGGACGGCATCGCCGACGCGCTCGCCGACGAGGGCGTCGACGTCACCCGAATCGAAGGCGTCGCCTCCCGGCCCGTCCTCGAGGAGGCGGGCGTGCTCGAGGCCGACCTGTACGTGCTGACGGACGTCTCGCAGGCGACCTCGATCCCCATCGCGATCGACCTCAACGACGACCTGCGGACGGTCGTCTACGACCGGGACACAATCCCGGAGTTCGTCCGCGGCCAACTCGACCTCTCGGTCGACCCGCGGCTGGTCGACGCGTCGGTCGTCGCCGAGGAACTGACCGACTGA
- a CDS encoding 5-formyltetrahydrofolate cyclo-ligase — translation MEKQAIRERVWDDLEESGVARFPFPPHGRIPNVAGAAAAAERLADRPEWTAAGAIKANPDAPQLPVRRRALRDGKTVYMAVPRLADEQCFLKLDPAELDDYDAATTVSGSADHGVRVGPDEVEGIDLIVSGSVAVTEDGARIGKGEGYSDLEFAVLRELGLVDDATPVATTVHERQVIDDPVETGAHDVPMDLVVTSERTIEAGGEQSKPDGIDWDLLGEKRLAEIPVLRTLRSADG, via the coding sequence ATGGAGAAACAGGCGATTCGCGAGCGCGTCTGGGACGACCTCGAAGAGAGCGGCGTCGCCCGGTTCCCGTTCCCGCCCCACGGCCGGATTCCGAACGTCGCGGGCGCGGCGGCGGCCGCCGAGCGACTGGCCGACCGGCCCGAGTGGACGGCCGCGGGGGCGATCAAGGCAAACCCCGACGCGCCGCAGTTGCCCGTCCGACGGCGGGCGCTGCGGGACGGCAAGACGGTCTACATGGCGGTACCGCGGCTCGCGGACGAGCAGTGCTTCCTGAAACTCGACCCGGCCGAACTCGACGACTACGACGCCGCGACGACCGTCTCGGGGTCGGCCGACCACGGCGTTCGGGTCGGCCCCGACGAGGTCGAGGGAATCGACCTGATCGTCTCCGGGAGCGTCGCGGTCACCGAGGACGGCGCCCGGATCGGGAAAGGAGAGGGCTACAGCGACCTCGAGTTCGCCGTCCTGCGCGAACTGGGGCTCGTCGACGACGCGACGCCCGTCGCGACGACGGTCCACGAGCGACAGGTGATCGACGACCCCGTCGAGACCGGCGCCCACGACGTCCCGATGGACCTGGTCGTCACGTCCGAGCGGACGATCGAGGCCGGAGGCGAGCAGTCGAAACCCGACGGGATCGACTGGGACCTGCTGGGCGAGAAGCGACTCGCCGAGATTCCGGTCTTGCGGACGCTCCGCTCGGCCGACGGGTGA
- a CDS encoding MogA/MoaB family molybdenum cofactor biosynthesis protein, producing the protein MADRSTEGGVNGDEDGDEDREDRPPETVRAAVVTITANGSLDEDPAGDDVVAAFEDGGHAVSTRELIAKDHDNVQSKVSRLVDRRDVDVVVTVGGTGVEPTDVTLEAVRPLLDKDLPAFVGLFHWLSYEEIGTGVVTRRALGGVADGVAVFCLPYDAETARLACEEIVVPEAPRLATLANGDGDGDGDEDGDDESA; encoded by the coding sequence ATGGCCGATCGGTCGACGGAAGGGGGCGTAAACGGGGACGAGGACGGAGACGAGGACCGGGAGGACCGACCGCCCGAGACGGTCCGGGCGGCGGTCGTCACGATCACCGCCAACGGCTCACTCGACGAGGACCCCGCGGGCGACGACGTCGTCGCGGCGTTCGAGGACGGCGGCCACGCGGTGTCGACGCGCGAACTCATCGCGAAGGACCACGACAACGTCCAGTCGAAGGTGTCGCGGCTGGTCGACCGCCGCGACGTCGACGTCGTCGTCACGGTCGGCGGGACCGGCGTCGAACCCACGGACGTGACCCTCGAAGCCGTCCGGCCGCTGCTCGACAAGGACCTCCCCGCCTTCGTCGGCCTGTTCCACTGGCTCTCCTACGAGGAGATCGGCACCGGCGTCGTCACACGCCGCGCGCTCGGCGGCGTCGCCGACGGCGTCGCGGTCTTCTGTCTCCCGTACGACGCCGAGACCGCGCGGCTCGCCTGCGAGGAGATCGTCGTCCCGGAGGCACCGCGGCTGGCGACGCTGGCGAACGGGGACGGCGACGGCGACGGCGACGAGGACGGGGACGACGAGAGCGCCTGA
- a CDS encoding class I SAM-dependent methyltransferase yields the protein MSDDPFAALDPRRYYDEYGREEWERLEATLGGRLEFSGTADYLRRYLPDAGRVLDAGGGAGRYAVHLAERGYDVTLVDLSARQCDIAREKVAERDLEARVSVGRGDLRALPVETDAFDAVCCTGGPLSHVVDPDEREAALAELRRAARPEAPVFVSVMGRLAVLQNLVRNPEYAAGMAELAATGAYTPEFAREHADEPGFTACHFFRAAELEAALERAGFAVEALVGLEGVAANVGERLSTDGLDPETVREVERAVGRLRTDPAVVDWSNHILAVARA from the coding sequence ATGAGCGACGATCCGTTCGCGGCGCTCGACCCGCGACGGTACTACGACGAGTACGGCCGCGAGGAGTGGGAGCGCCTCGAAGCGACCCTCGGCGGCCGCCTCGAGTTCTCGGGTACCGCCGACTACCTCCGGCGGTACCTCCCCGACGCGGGCCGCGTTCTCGACGCCGGCGGGGGCGCCGGGCGGTACGCGGTCCACCTCGCCGAGCGGGGCTACGACGTGACGCTGGTCGACCTGAGCGCGCGCCAGTGCGATATCGCCCGCGAGAAGGTGGCGGAGCGCGACCTCGAGGCGCGGGTCTCGGTCGGGCGCGGCGACCTCCGCGCGCTGCCCGTCGAAACGGACGCGTTCGACGCGGTCTGCTGTACGGGCGGTCCGCTCTCGCACGTGGTCGACCCCGACGAGCGCGAGGCCGCCCTCGCGGAACTCCGGCGCGCGGCGCGGCCGGAGGCCCCCGTCTTCGTCTCGGTGATGGGACGGCTCGCGGTCCTGCAGAACCTCGTGCGGAACCCGGAGTACGCCGCCGGGATGGCCGAACTCGCCGCGACCGGCGCGTACACCCCGGAGTTCGCCCGCGAGCACGCCGACGAGCCCGGATTCACGGCCTGTCACTTCTTCCGCGCCGCGGAACTGGAGGCGGCGCTCGAACGGGCCGGCTTCGCCGTCGAGGCGCTCGTCGGCCTCGAAGGGGTCGCCGCCAACGTCGGCGAGCGGCTGTCGACGGACGGCCTCGACCCGGAGACGGTCCGCGAGGTCGAACGCGCCGTCGGGAGGCTGCGGACCGACCCCGCGGTCGTCGACTGGTCGAACCACATCCTCGCGGTTGCCCGGGCCTGA
- a CDS encoding zinc-binding dehydrogenase, with translation MQAVKITGHGDTDVIEYGEYPDPEVGPDEVLVDVKAGALNHLDVWVRRGLPGVDLEMPHVPGSDAAGVVREVGADVDRFEAGDRVAVAAGVYCGECEFCRDGDYPLCVNYHIIGEHVPGVHAEYAAVPAENLIPVPEGVDWVTAGSSTLVFQTAWRMLIDRADLEAGESVLVLGASGGVGHAALQIADYAGAEVFATGSSEEKLRYAEDHGADHVVNYEAENFADWVRAETGKRGVDVVVDYVGAGTWRDSIKSLAKGGRLVTCGGTAGGSPETDIPRIFWNQLSILGSTMATPGQIDDVMELVWDGTFEPAIREVLPMSETARAHDLIENREGFGKVVVRPDGELD, from the coding sequence ATGCAGGCCGTCAAGATCACCGGACACGGCGACACGGACGTCATCGAGTACGGCGAGTACCCCGACCCCGAGGTCGGCCCCGACGAGGTGCTCGTGGACGTGAAAGCCGGCGCGCTCAACCACCTCGACGTCTGGGTCCGCCGGGGGCTGCCGGGCGTCGACCTCGAGATGCCCCACGTGCCCGGCAGCGACGCGGCGGGCGTCGTCCGCGAGGTCGGCGCGGACGTCGACCGCTTCGAGGCGGGCGACCGCGTGGCCGTCGCCGCCGGCGTCTACTGCGGGGAGTGCGAGTTCTGTCGCGACGGCGACTACCCGCTGTGTGTCAACTACCACATCATCGGCGAGCACGTCCCGGGCGTCCACGCCGAGTACGCCGCGGTCCCCGCGGAGAACCTGATCCCCGTTCCGGAGGGCGTCGACTGGGTGACCGCCGGGTCGAGCACGCTCGTCTTCCAGACGGCGTGGCGGATGCTGATCGACCGCGCGGACCTCGAAGCGGGCGAGTCCGTGCTCGTCCTCGGGGCCAGCGGCGGCGTCGGGCACGCGGCGCTGCAGATCGCCGACTACGCCGGCGCGGAGGTGTTCGCCACCGGCAGCAGCGAGGAGAAACTCCGCTACGCCGAGGACCACGGCGCCGACCACGTCGTCAACTACGAGGCGGAGAACTTCGCCGACTGGGTGCGCGCGGAGACCGGCAAGCGCGGCGTCGACGTCGTCGTCGACTACGTCGGCGCCGGCACGTGGCGCGACTCGATCAAGAGCCTCGCGAAGGGCGGTCGGCTGGTCACCTGCGGGGGCACCGCGGGCGGCAGCCCCGAGACGGACATCCCGCGGATCTTCTGGAATCAGCTGTCGATCCTCGGTTCGACGATGGCGACGCCCGGCCAGATCGACGACGTGATGGAACTGGTCTGGGACGGCACCTTCGAGCCCGCGATCCGCGAGGTGCTGCCGATGAGCGAGACGGCCCGCGCCCACGACCTGATCGAGAACCGGGAGGGCTTCGGCAAGGTGGTCGTCCGGCCCGACGGCGAACTCGACTGA
- a CDS encoding NUDIX hydrolase: MSAPRDDSAHENAEQEVIAVDADDEELEAVNRLEAHTGDGIRHRAFTALVFDHDGNVLLAQRSPRKRLWGTYWDGTVASHPAVGQSQEEATRQRLEEELGIAPDQYDDLRLTDRFEYKRYFENAGVEHEVCAVLKLTLNDATLDPNEEEVAGLMWVPYERLHRNPEWYRQLRLCPWFEIAVRRDVR; the protein is encoded by the coding sequence ATGTCCGCACCCCGGGACGACTCCGCACACGAGAACGCCGAACAGGAGGTGATCGCGGTCGACGCCGACGACGAGGAACTCGAAGCCGTCAACCGCCTCGAAGCCCACACCGGCGACGGCATCCGCCACCGGGCGTTCACCGCGCTGGTCTTCGACCACGACGGTAACGTCCTGCTCGCCCAGCGGTCGCCGCGCAAGCGCCTCTGGGGGACCTACTGGGACGGCACCGTCGCCTCCCACCCCGCCGTCGGCCAGAGCCAGGAGGAGGCGACCCGACAGCGCCTCGAGGAGGAACTCGGGATCGCGCCCGACCAGTACGACGACCTCCGCCTGACCGACCGCTTCGAGTACAAACGCTACTTCGAGAACGCGGGCGTCGAACACGAGGTCTGTGCCGTGTTGAAGCTGACGCTGAACGACGCGACGCTCGACCCGAACGAGGAGGAGGTGGCGGGACTGATGTGGGTCCCCTACGAGCGCCTCCACCGCAACCCCGAGTGGTACCGACAGCTACGGCTCTGTCCGTGGTTCGAGATCGCGGTGCGTCGGGACGTGCGCTGA
- a CDS encoding diacylglycerol/lipid kinase family protein codes for MAPTDGTERAPTTGAPAGDEGRTIVVNPKSGGEDHVARVTMLGRERGFDVRRSEREGHAAELAREAAAAGADLVAAAGGDGTVNEVVNGLLAADALDRTALGVIPAGTGNNFATNVGIEGVDHAFEVIEGGERRDVDLGVTNERAFVNSCVGGVTAEASGATSPESKSQFGVLAYVKATLERVSEFDSIPLRVETRGDGADPWEGEAVFVLVGNCRRFTTARAAQANVEDGLFEVTIVERANAIDLVGEAALEATVGRQAENIVRRRAPSVTVEHRGDGAVEYSLDGEMLAAPRLSMATRPGALTVAVGEGYDPDPDAADG; via the coding sequence ATGGCTCCAACCGACGGCACCGAGCGGGCGCCGACGACCGGCGCCCCGGCGGGCGACGAGGGCCGGACCATCGTGGTGAACCCCAAGAGCGGGGGCGAGGACCACGTAGCCCGGGTCACGATGCTCGGCCGCGAGCGCGGCTTCGACGTGCGACGGAGCGAGCGCGAGGGCCACGCGGCGGAGTTGGCCCGCGAGGCGGCCGCCGCGGGTGCGGACCTCGTCGCGGCCGCCGGCGGCGACGGCACGGTCAACGAGGTGGTCAACGGCCTGCTCGCGGCCGACGCCCTCGACCGGACGGCCCTCGGGGTGATCCCGGCGGGGACGGGGAACAACTTCGCGACGAACGTCGGCATCGAGGGCGTCGACCACGCGTTCGAGGTGATCGAGGGCGGCGAGCGCCGCGACGTCGACCTCGGGGTCACCAACGAGCGGGCGTTCGTCAACTCCTGTGTCGGCGGGGTCACCGCCGAAGCCAGCGGCGCCACCTCGCCGGAGAGCAAGAGCCAGTTCGGCGTCCTCGCGTACGTCAAGGCGACCCTCGAACGCGTCTCGGAGTTCGACTCGATCCCGCTGCGCGTCGAGACCCGCGGCGACGGCGCCGACCCGTGGGAGGGGGAGGCGGTCTTCGTCCTCGTGGGCAACTGCCGCCGGTTTACGACCGCGCGGGCGGCGCAGGCGAACGTCGAGGATGGACTGTTCGAGGTGACGATCGTCGAGCGGGCGAACGCGATCGACCTCGTCGGCGAGGCGGCGCTGGAGGCGACCGTCGGCCGGCAGGCGGAGAACATCGTCCGCCGGCGCGCGCCGTCGGTGACCGTCGAGCACCGCGGGGACGGGGCGGTCGAGTACAGCCTCGACGGCGAGATGCTCGCGGCCCCGCGGCTGTCGATGGCGACCCGGCCGGGGGCGCTGACCGTCGCCGTCGGCGAGGGGTACGACCCCGACCCGGACGCGGCCGACGGCTGA
- a CDS encoding CehA/McbA family metallohydrolase, which produces MFAVDLHAHTRFFHGRRALGDLYDPVGFRLLAAAAGSRGLDAVATTNHDYYTPFPEPRALAALPGVDRVTPIPGIEITTTRGHVLVVGPDPPRETRPEALTPAEAVALAHDRDCAAIVAHPYRNSTVREVEDVPFDAIEVNGKHPRTREVVERLAAARDLPLVGGSDAHYPIEVGRAYTLVDADELTPEAVVDAIRDGAVEARIDRRWYHEGAQRLYRTIHGRKGWLDEVPAPTPGVGKPPGEGGA; this is translated from the coding sequence GTGTTCGCCGTCGATCTCCACGCCCACACGCGCTTCTTCCACGGCCGCCGCGCCCTGGGGGACCTGTACGACCCCGTCGGCTTCCGGCTGCTGGCGGCCGCCGCCGGGAGCCGCGGTCTCGACGCCGTCGCCACCACCAACCACGACTACTACACGCCGTTTCCCGAACCGCGGGCGCTCGCGGCGCTGCCGGGCGTCGACCGCGTGACGCCCATCCCGGGCATCGAGATCACCACCACGCGCGGACACGTGCTCGTCGTCGGGCCGGACCCGCCCCGCGAGACGCGACCGGAGGCGCTGACCCCCGCCGAGGCGGTGGCGCTCGCCCACGACCGCGACTGCGCGGCCATCGTCGCCCACCCGTATCGCAACAGCACCGTCCGCGAGGTCGAGGACGTCCCCTTCGACGCCATCGAGGTCAACGGCAAGCACCCGCGGACCCGCGAGGTCGTCGAACGACTCGCCGCGGCGCGTGATCTGCCGCTTGTCGGCGGCAGCGACGCCCACTACCCGATCGAGGTCGGCCGGGCGTACACGCTGGTCGACGCCGACGAGCTAACCCCCGAGGCGGTCGTCGACGCCATCCGCGACGGCGCCGTCGAGGCCCGGATCGACCGGCGCTGGTACCACGAGGGCGCCCAGCGACTCTACCGGACGATCCACGGCCGGAAGGGCTGGCTGGACGAGGTCCCCGCGCCGACGCCCGGCGTCGGCAAACCGCCCGGCGAGGGCGGCGCCTGA
- a CDS encoding Lrp/AsnC family transcriptional regulator, whose protein sequence is MDELDRQILSVLRRDARTPYTEIADEVETSEGTVRNRVERMIDDGVIERFTVTTRTGNVKAMIEISVAVDVDTHEVSQRMAEWEEVDFVWQVSGEQDIVLVVDAADTRGVNGLITQAREQDEVVSTKTRLILDEQLG, encoded by the coding sequence ATGGACGAACTGGACCGACAGATCCTCAGCGTCCTCCGACGAGACGCCCGCACGCCGTACACCGAGATCGCGGACGAAGTCGAGACCAGCGAGGGGACCGTCCGCAACCGCGTCGAGCGGATGATCGACGACGGGGTCATCGAGCGGTTCACCGTGACGACCCGCACCGGCAACGTGAAGGCGATGATCGAGATCAGCGTCGCCGTCGACGTCGACACCCACGAGGTCTCCCAGCGGATGGCCGAGTGGGAGGAGGTCGACTTCGTCTGGCAGGTCTCGGGCGAACAGGACATCGTGCTCGTCGTCGACGCCGCCGACACCCGGGGGGTAAACGGCCTCATCACGCAGGCGCGCGAGCAAGACGAGGTCGTGAGCACGAAGACCCGCCTGATCCTCGACGAGCAACTCGGCTGA